The following DNA comes from Flammeovirgaceae bacterium.
GACGTAATGGCCCACCGCTCCTTTTTGCCTGCCGTGAACAAACTCGGCAAAGAGGGCTATGATGGACGGGGCGTGCAAATGCTGCGCAAAGCCGCGGACCTGGACAAGGCTTTTGATGCCCCGGGCCTCCTGGAAAAGTTAATCCCGTTCGACAAGGAGATAGCCGTTATCGTGGCGCAAAACGAAAAAGGCGACATCGCCTCCTATCCTGCCGTGGAAATGGAATTCCACCCTAAGAAAAACCTGGTCGAATACCTCTTTGCCCCGGCCCGCCTGGACGAGGCCATACGGCAAAAGGCCGACCAGATTGCGCGCAAAGTAATCAGGCGGCTGGGGATGGTGGGCATCCTGGCCGTGGAAATGTTTGTGGGCCCGGAGGGCCAGGTACTGGTAAACGAAGTGGCCCCCAGGCCACACAACAGCGGGCACCACACCATCGAGGCCAACGAAACCTCGCAATACGAACAACACCTGAGGGCGATATTGAACCAACCCCTAGGCAGCACGCAACTGCGTTCCCCCTGCATTATGGTCAACTTGCTGGGGGAGGAGGGCTACACCGGGGAGGCCAAATACAAGGGCATGGAAGACGTACTGGCCCTTGAGGGGGCACACGTCCACCTGTATGGCAAAAGGGTGACGAAGCCATTCCGGAAAATGGGGCATGTAACAATTGTGGATAGCGATATGGAAAGTTTAAGGAAGAAAGCCTACTTTGTAAAAGACAATCTTAAAGTAATAGCATGAGCAAGCCATTAGTTGGGATTATCATGGGCAGCCGATCGGACCTGCCCGTGATGAGGGCGGCTGCCGACTTTCTCTCGGAGGTAGGGGTGCCGTTCGAGATCACCATTGTGTCCGCCCACCGCACCCCCGAGCGGATGATGTCGTATGCTTCGTCTGCCCGAAGCCGCGGGCTCAAAGTAATTGTGGCCGGGGCGGGTGGCGCGGCCCACCTGCCGGGCATGGTGGCCTCCATGACATCCCTTCCCGTTATCGGTGTGCCCATCAAATCGTCCAACTCGATGGACGGCTGGGACTCCGTGCTGTCGATACTGCAAATGCCACAGGGAGTGCCCGTGGCCACAGTGGCGCTCGATGGCTCAAAAAATGCAGGAATACTTGCCGCCCAAATTATTGGCACAATGGACGAAGGGGTGGCCAAAAAGCTTGACCAGTACAAGGAAACGCTGAAGGCACAGGTGCTGGGCACGGCCCAGGACCTCGAAAAGTCAGGGCTGCCCAACCCCTAGCAGGGCCGGCCCTGGGATATAGTGGTTTTTTCCGTATATTTTCAGGTTGGTTAACAATTGATTTCCCAATGAAGCCGAATGAAAAAGGGTGGCTAAAAAGGTACCTGGACTTCCGGAAGGATATTTTGGCAGGGCTGACTTCCGAAAAGGCAAAGTCCTCGCATCCTGAACATTCCCTGTACCGCCTTATCCAGCCCACCGGGCTGATGTATGGCCATGCCGTGGACGTGCTTGAGCGGCCTGAACTGGAAAAACTGGAAGAAAAAGACAAAATGAAACTGTTGCTGGCAGAAAGCCTGATCAGCAGTTCGTTGCTTTTCCGCGACAAGCCTGTAAAGGGCCCGGAAGAGCTCTCGGGGCTTATGGCAAAAACCCTGGATAGCATCGCCAATTTTTACAACAACGTATTCCCGGAACTGGCCACCCCCACCAAGTCATTCTTTGGAAGGAAAAAGTCGCCCCTGGAACTGGCCGAGAAAATCCTTGACAAACGGATAGAAAAAACCACCGAATACAGTGGCAACTTTTGGATGCAGTTCTTCCACAACAGCCTGCTCTTTCTGGACATTTTCATTTTTGGCCAATGGATACACACCAATGCCGACCGGATCGTCTCCGACTTTTTTAAATACGAGCGCGAGGAGTTGCGTTTTTCTGTGGTGAAGATCATAGCGGCCGCGGCCCATTCCAACCACAAAATTGAATATGAAGAACGAAAGCTGCTCGAATATTTCATACAAAGTGCTGGGCTGACGCCAGACAAAAAAAAGGAAGCGGTAGAACTGTTTGAAGGGGGCATAGTGGTGGAAGCCCTCAACCTGCCCACCAACAACTCGTGGTTGCTGAAAAAATATTTTTTGGAGATGGCCATCCTCACCCTTTGGGCCGACAAGAAGATAGAAGACCAGGAAAGTGAGTTCCTCCAACTGTTGTGCCAATACCTGGACTTTAAGGAAGACGACCTGGAAAACAGCATGATCGCCATTGAAGGTTTTGTGCTGGAGCATTGGGAGCAGTTGGGCTATTTGCAAAACAAGCAGGACTACAACGAGGTAAGCGAGAGGTTTGTGAAAAGGCTGGCAAAACTCACCGAAAGCAACAAAACCAGGATTGTGGAAGAAGTGAAGGAAAGCAAGGCCTTGATGAACCTGCTCCGCAAGGCCAAGGCCGGGGAACTCACCGAGGAGGAAAAACAAACCGTGCAGGAGCTAATGGTCAGCGTGCTTAAAACCATTCCCACATTTGTGATCATTGCGTTGCCGCAGCGTTACCTCACCCTGCCGGTATTGTTGAAGATACTGCCAGCCAATATCTTCTCCGAAACATTGGGCGATTAGGCCAGCTCGTCCGATTTCTTCTTTTTGGGGACCAGCACGGAGAACACGATGGACAACGTGAGGGTGAGCAAAATCACCGTGAAGGAGAAGGTAACGGGAATATGGATTTCAAATATCTCCAACAGCATTTTTGCACCAATAAAAAACAGGATAATGGAGAGCCCCTTCTGCAGGAGGTAAAACTTGTCGATAATGCCTGCCAACAGGAAGAACATGGCCCTAAGGCCCAGCACGGCAAAAATATTGGAGGTATAGATCAAAAACTCGTTTTGTGTAATGGCAAAGGCCGCAGGAATGGAGTCCACGGCAAAAATCAAGTCCGTGGTTTCAATCAGCACGATCACCAAAAACAATTGGGTGAACATCAGTTTGGGCTTGAAGACCAGGAACTTGCCCCCCATGTCGTCTTTGGTCATTGGAAGGTATTTCCTACAAAGCCTTAGGATAGGGTTTTTCTCCGGGTCGATTTTCTCGTCACTGTCTTCAAAATATATTTTAATGCCTGAATAAATCAGGAACACGCCAAACACGTACAATATCCAGTGGAATTTTGCGATGAACAGGGCCCCGATAAAAATGAACACCCCCCTGAAAACCACTGCCCCCAAAATCCCCCAGAATAGTATCTTGTGGTAATACTCCTCCTTTACGGTGAAGTATTTCAAAATCAGGAGGATCACAAAAATATTGTCCACGGACAGGGCGTATTCCGTGAGGTAAGCCGAAAAATACTCCAATGCCGCATCCGTCCCGCTGTCGTCATACCGGTATACCAGGTAGCCAAAAGCCGTACT
Coding sequences within:
- a CDS encoding 5-(carboxyamino)imidazole ribonucleotide synthase, with protein sequence MKPLYYQNNFTLGILGGGQLGRMLVQSGIDLNISFSVLDPDANAPCSQLAPFQTGKLTDYDTVMRFGEACDLITIEIENVDTRALFELEKMGKKVFPQPAIIELIQDKRTQKQFYIDNDIPTAGFVLVENKNDVMAHRSFLPAVNKLGKEGYDGRGVQMLRKAADLDKAFDAPGLLEKLIPFDKEIAVIVAQNEKGDIASYPAVEMEFHPKKNLVEYLFAPARLDEAIRQKADQIARKVIRRLGMVGILAVEMFVGPEGQVLVNEVAPRPHNSGHHTIEANETSQYEQHLRAILNQPLGSTQLRSPCIMVNLLGEEGYTGEAKYKGMEDVLALEGAHVHLYGKRVTKPFRKMGHVTIVDSDMESLRKKAYFVKDNLKVIA
- a CDS encoding TerC/Alx family metal homeostasis membrane protein, coding for MLLFSLFRNNNQAETILFAVFAVVIILFLLIDLGVFNRKAHKISTTSALYQSIFWVVISTAFGYLVYRYDDSGTDAALEYFSAYLTEYALSVDNIFVILLILKYFTVKEEYYHKILFWGILGAVVFRGVFIFIGALFIAKFHWILYVFGVFLIYSGIKIYFEDSDEKIDPEKNPILRLCRKYLPMTKDDMGGKFLVFKPKLMFTQLFLVIVLIETTDLIFAVDSIPAAFAITQNEFLIYTSNIFAVLGLRAMFFLLAGIIDKFYLLQKGLSIILFFIGAKMLLEIFEIHIPVTFSFTVILLTLTLSIVFSVLVPKKKKSDELA
- the purE gene encoding 5-(carboxyamino)imidazole ribonucleotide mutase, giving the protein MSKPLVGIIMGSRSDLPVMRAAADFLSEVGVPFEITIVSAHRTPERMMSYASSARSRGLKVIVAGAGGAAHLPGMVASMTSLPVIGVPIKSSNSMDGWDSVLSILQMPQGVPVATVALDGSKNAGILAAQIIGTMDEGVAKKLDQYKETLKAQVLGTAQDLEKSGLPNP